The Bifidobacterium actinocoloniiforme DSM 22766 genomic sequence GCGCCCCTTCGTGTTCCCCGCATGCGCGGGGATGATCCCTATATATAGAAGCTACATCTAGTGGCGCTCAAGTGTTCCCCGCATGCGCGGGGATGATCCCTGCGCCGTGAACCGGTCGCCGGCGGGACCACCGTGTTCCCCGCATGCGCGGGGATGATCCCAGGTCGTTATCGCCCAGAAGGTCAGGATTCTTGTGTTCCCCGCATGCGCGGGGATGATCCCCCGTTAGAACTCATGGTATTGCTCCTCGTATCGTGTTCCCCGCATGCGCGGGGATGATCCCCAAGCTGGACGCCGCAAAAAAGGTAAGGAAAAGTGTTCCCCGCATGCGCGGGGATGATCCCCGACGGCAAAGGGTCGGGCAGGTCTCCGTTCGGTGTTCCCCGCATGCGCGGGGATGATCCCCAGCCACAATCCGGCCGTGATGCGTGCGCCGTGTGTTCCCCGCATGCGCGGGGATGATCCCCCGTCCCGAACTATCTGCTGGACCGGGATTACGTGTTCCCCGCATGCGCGGGGATGATCCCGCCCGCGCACGCGAAGTCGGGGCCCTCCTAAAGTGTTCCCCGCATGCGCGGGGATGATCCCTGCTGCGCGTCATCCAGGTTAGCCATGTTAGGGTGTTCCCCCCATGCGCGGGGATGATCCCGCCTGGTTGGTGTCCAACCGGTCCCGGTCCTGGTGTTCCCCCCATGCGCGGGGATGATCCCCAGTGAGCCCGTCGGGCGTCACGAACCGGCCGGTGTTCCCCGCATGCGCGGGGATGATCCCGCCGCATAGGTCGCGTAGGCCGAACCGTAGACGTGTTCCCCGCATGCGCGGGGACGATCCCTACCCCCTACCCCTCAGAATCGTTGGAATTCCGTGTTCCCCGCATGCGTGGGGATGATCCCAAATTGGAGGAACAAATGGCTGATGTGACCAAGTGTTCCCCGCATGCGCGGGGATGATCCGACTTTCCGCCTCCTCGTGCACCTCGTCCCAGCGTGTTCCCCGCATGCGCGGGGATGACTCATTCCTGGATGACTCAAAGCGAATATGTAGGGTCTACCGGAGGAGTTGCTCCGCGTACGGCTGGATGACCTCATATTCCGGGTCCTTCGCCAGATTCTCGACCCCCTGCGGGAACCTGGCGTACAGCTCGGGATGATCGACGGCGATATCAAGGGCGTCGGCGATGGCCAGGTCGGGCTCGCCGGCGAAAATGGCTTCTCTTGCAAGTTCCTCGCAATCTTCGTCTAACCCGGCTACCACCTTGAGGGACTGCTCAGCCAGATCCGTGAGCTGGTCAAACGTATAGTTCACTTCCCGCCTCCCTGTCTCCGAAGCTCGTCACGGTTGACTCCCGTGGGGGATTCTACCGTTTTTCGCGTTTCTGATTACGCCTGTGCCTTCGGGCGGGTATGTTCGGTCAATGTAGTATTCCCGCCTGCATGGGGATGATTCTTTGATTCGACAGTTGCGGTACACAGACGTTTCGTGCCCTCCCCCTCCCTGTGCGTTCGGGGATGATCCCAGCGGCTTGGGCAGGGACGGCGTGCTGTCAGGGTGCTCTCCTGCGTGTGCGGGATGATCGCCCTTTTGGAAACCCGGTCACCCGCCTTATCTGCGTTTCCGACGATGAGGGGGGTGATCTCAGCCACCTTGTAAGATTATGAAGCGCTCGGCAGTGTTCCCCATCCGCATGGGGGTGACCCCAGCTTTAGTGTTATTGTCGAGTTTGAAGACCAGTGTTCCCCGCTTATGCGGGGATATCGCCAACCTGACGCTCAAAGATGAACGATAGTTAAGTGTTCGAAGTCCATGCAGGCATGGCTCCTATCGCTCATGAAAATCGCGTGCGATATCATCATTTTCCTTGCGCGCGCGGGATGATTCTGTACCGATGCCATGTCCCCCGCAAGGCACGTATTCGTGTCTCCTGTACGGAAGAGAAAATCAATGCGCCATTAAAGGAACCAGCCGCCGACCGTGACCTGTGCAAGGAGGAAGGGGCCAGTTGACGTGAAACACATATAAGATTGTTGACAACGAATTCATCGGGGTACGGCAACGGGAACGTCGCAACTTGCACCGCCGCTACGCCATTGATGCCTTACATCCATTGCAGGGGAACAGGGGGGCATGGCAACGGACGCGCAAGCCGAAACGGCATACCGGAAGCTAGGACCATACCTTGCGTCAGTCCTAGGCGCCGATATTCTCTCCAGCCTGGACGCTGGCATAGCCGACGGGGAACCCTACGAAGCCCTCGGATGGCTGCTCTCCTCAATCAATCGGCCAGGCGTCTCCGTAACCAAGGACCTGTTTCTGCAAGCTCGCGATTGTCTGAGCGATGAGGACAAAGAAGAATACGGGCACCTGCTGCGCTCGCAGCATGTAGTCGCCTGAAAGCGCACCATTTGCCAAAGACGTTGGACGCCCAGGAGCTTTTGCGCATCCCAATGGCTCATGGTTTTCGCTGATTCTTCGCGTCGCTGTGTTCCCTGCACGTGCAGGGAAGATTCCTGATACGCGCTGATGAAACGCATGGCACCCGGAAGAGAACCGGGATGATTGCCGTCTTGCCTCAGTTCCCTGTGTTCGCACCAATCGATACGGTCTTCTTGGTCGCGCTGTTCTTCGTTAATCAAAGGATGAACAGGGATAAAGATATCGAAGGGGCGTGTTGACGCGGACCTTGGTGAGGTGGGCCACCAGCCTGCAATGCGTGGCCCACCTCACCAAGGATTTTCGGCGGAGCCCCTGGCCACCGGTTGAGCTATCACGACAGTCCCGGTGACGTTTGACGCCATGTTCACATCGCAAACGTGTATCAGTCGTGATGGTCTTGCGTGTTCAGATGCGGCGGTGGGCGAGTGGCCGTAGAGTCAGTGGGGTTTGCCAACAACCGTTGGATAGCTCATCAAGGAGGGCCACCATCTCCGCTTCATCGACTCAGCAATCCCCTCGCCCCGCAGGTTCCGCGCTGCGCCCCTGGCTCATCTTCCTGGGTTGTTGCTTGCTTTCGTTCGTGGGATACGGTCTGATAGTTAACACTCCCGGACTCTATTACAAGGCGCTGTCCTCGGACCTGGGAGTTTCACGCACACAAATCGCGCTCACTTCCACCATCATGAACCTGACCGGCGCGGCGACGATGTTGTTCTCCGGCAAGCTTATGAAGCGCGTGGATTCGCGCTTGCTGCTCAGCGTGTGCATCGGGGTGTGCGCCATCATCTTCTTCTGCCAGTCCTTCTTCACCAGTCTCTGGCAGTTCTACGTTTCCTTCGCGCTCATCGGCGTCGCGTATGTCATCCCTATCACCTTGGCGCCTTCGGTCCTGCTTTCCAACTGGTTCGAGCAGCAGCTGGGCCTGGTGATGGGCGTTGCCTTGGGGCTTTCCGGTTTGGGCGGCATGGTCTTCAATCCTGTGGTCTCCTCCTGGATCGCCAATCTGGGTTGGCGTCCGGCTTACCGGATGACCGCTTTGCTGCTGGCCGTATGCATCCTCCCCTTCTCTATCTTTGTGCTGCGTTTCATGCCCAACCCCGCTAAAGGCGAGACCATGTACGAAGCCAGCCCGGCGTCCGCTGAGGCCGACGCCGGCTCCAACGCCCCGAAAGGTGAGCTTCAGGATCCATCTTCCATCCCCGGGATCGAGGCCAAGAAGGCATACCGCACGCCGACCTTCATGCTTCTGATTGCTTGCTATGTCCTCCTTCAATGGGCCACGGGGATGGTCCAGCATGTCTCTGGCTACGAGCAATCCCGAGGCCTGACCCTGCAGGAGGGGGCCTTCGCGGTCTCCGGCATCATGCTGGGCGCCGCAATTGGCAAGGCCACGATCGGCATTCTTCTGGACAGGCTGAAGACCGAGCTGGTCCTGGCCTTGTACTCGGTGGTTGGGCTGGCAGGTTGGGCCCTGATGATGTTCCTGGTCACACCCACCCCGGCGGCGATCTCCGGCTTCCTGGCTGGCTTGGGCCAGGGCGTCCTGCTCGTGGCCCTGCCTTGGCTTGCCCGCCAGTCCTTCGGCCAGCGGGACTACGCCGAGATTTTGAGCATCCTGACCATGTCCGGTGTGCTTTCGGTCGCTTTGGCGAACACGATCAATGGCACGATCTTCGACCTTGCCGGCTCCTACATCCCGGCCCTGGCGATCAACGTGATTTGCTATGTCCTCGCGCTCGCCGCCGCCATCGCCGCCTACCGCCTGCGCCCCTTGCGCGAATAAGCAAGCGCGTCGCTGCCAGGCCGGGCCATGTTCCGAGCGGTGATTCGGCGACGCTCCCGTACGATGCCTGGCTACTGGTGTATACTGGATGTTTGGCGTGATTCGCCCGCGGATTGAGAGCGCTTCAGCATAGGGCTGGTGCACCGCGCAACGGATGCAAGGAGAGACCGTGGCACTGACGGCGGAAGACAAGAACAAGATCATCGCTGAGTACGCGACCCACGAAGGCGACACGGGTTCCCCGGAGGTCCAGGTCGCCCTGCTGAGCAAGCGCATCTCCGACCTGACCGAGCACCTGAAGACCCACCAGCACGACCACCACTCCCGTCGCGGCCTGCTGCTGATGGTCGGTCACCGTCGCCGCCTGCTCGACTACCTGAAGAAGGTTGACATTGAGCGGTACCGCTCTCTGATCGAGCGCCTTGGACTGCGCCATTAAGTGAACTTCCGCCCGGGCCTTGCGCTCGGGCGCTTTTGCATGCCGATAGTTGAACAGCGAAACAGCGAAACAGCGAAACAGCGGTGAGCGCTGAGGACTGATGCCGGGGAAGGGCGTGGAAGCGCCGGGCCCGGGTCCCAAGCGCGGATGCGACGCCGCAGGTATGAAGAACCGGGAAAGATGCGCGATCAGGTATATCGCGTCCGGCATGCACGAGGATGAATGAAGTAGGACAGATAAACAGTAGTAACAAAAGGAGGAACCCCTATGGAGGGTCCCGAAATCCAGGCTGCAGAAGCCACGATTGACAATGGAACATTCGGCAAGCGCACGGTGCGCTTCGAGACGGGTCGTCTCGCCCAGCAGGCGGATGGGGCAGTAGCCGCTTACCTTGATGATGACACGATGGTCCTGTCGACCACCACCGCAGGGTCCAGCCCCAAGGAGAATTACGACTTCTTCCCGATGACCGTCGATGTGGAGGAGAAGATGTACGCTGCGGGTAAGATTCCCGGCTCCTTCTTCCGCCGCGAAGGCCGGCCCTCGACCGAGGCCATCCTGGCCTGCCGGTTGATCGACCGCCCCCTGCGCCCCCTCTTCCCTCACACCTTCCGCAACGAGGTGCAGGTGGTCGAGACCGTCCTGGCCGTTGACCCGGATGACGCTTACGATGTGCTGGCCTTGAACGCGGCCTCCGCCTCCACCTTGATCTCCGGCCTGCCCTTCGAGGGCCCGGTCTCCGGCCTGCGCCTGGCGTTGGTCGACGGTCAGTGGGTGGCTTTCCCCCGCTGGTCCGAGCGTGAGCGCGCCGTCTTCGAGTTGGTCGTAGCGGGCCGCGTGGTCGAAGGCGGCGATGTCGCCATCGCCATGATCGAGGCGGGCGCCGGGAAGAACGCCTGGGAGCTGATTTACGACGAGGGGCAGATCAAGCCTGATGAGGCCGTTGTGGCCGAAGGCCTTGAGGCAGCCAAGCCCTTCATCAAGGTCCTCTGCCAGGCCCAGAACGAACTGAAGGCCCAGGCCGCCAAGCCCACCAAGGAGTTCCAGCTCTTCCCCGAGTACACGGACGAGCTGTACGCGCGCATCGACCAGATCGCGCACTCCGACCTGGATGAGGCCCTCTCCATCGCGGAGAAGCTCCCTCGGCAGGAGCGCATCCACGAGATCAAAGAGCGGGTGCGTGAGCAGCTGGCTGATGAGTTCTCCGACATGGAGGAGAACGAAAAGGAGAAGGAGCTGGGCAACGCCTTCAAGGAGCTCCAACGCCAGATCGTCCGCCGCCGCATCCTGACCCAGGACTACCGCATCGACGGCCGTGGCCTGCGCGACATCCGCACCCTGTCCGCTGAGGTGGACGTGGTGCCCCGCGTACACGGCTCCGCCCTCTTCCAGCGCGGCGAGACCCAGATCCTGGGTGTCACCACCCTGAACATGCTCAAGATGGAGCAGACGGTCGACGCCCTCTCCGGCCCGACCACCCGCCGCTACATGCACAACTACGAGATGCCGCCCTTCTCCACAGGTGAGACGGGCCGCATAGGTTCCCCCAAGCGCCGTGAGGTCGGCCACGGGAACCTGGCTGAGCGTGCGCTGATTCCAGTCCTGCCCTCCCGCGAGGAATTCCCCTACGCCATCCGTCAGGTCTCTGAGGCCCTGGGGTCCAACGGCTCCACTTCGATGGGCTCGGTCTGCGCTTCGACGCTCTCCTTGCTGGCTGCCGGCGTGCCGATCAAGGCCCCGGTCGCAGGCATCGCCATGGGCCTGGTCACCGGCGAGGTCGATGGTCGCCCCACTTACAAGACCCTGACCGATATCCTGGGCGCCGAGGATGCCTTCGGCGACATGGACTTCAAGGTGGCAGGCACCTCTGAGTTCATCACCTCCCTACAGCTGGACACCAAGCTGGACGGCATCCCCGCGGACATCCTTGCGGGCGCCCTTCAGCAGGCCAAGGAGGCCCGCACCACCATCCTCGACGTGATCAACGAGTGCATCGACGGCCCCGCCGAGATGAGCCCGTTCGCGCCGCGGATCATCACCACCAAGGTGCCCGTCGACAAGATCGGCGCGGTCATCGGCCCCAAGGGCAAGATGATCAACCAGATTCAGGAGGACACCGGCGCCGAGGTCTCGATTGAGGATGACGGCACTGTGTACATCGCCTCCGAGGGCGGCGAGGCTGCACGGAAGGCCAAGGAGACGATTGAGCAAATCGTCAACCCCCACCTGCCCGAAGCTGGCGAGACTTACAACGGCAAGGTCGTCAAGACCACAAGCTTCGGCGCTTTCGTCAATCTGACCCCCGGCACCGACGGTCTGCTGCACATCTCGCAGATTCGCAACCTGGCCAACGGTGAGCGTATTGACGCGGTGGAAGACGTGCTCCAGGAGGGTGACGAGGTTCAGGTCATCGTTCAAGGCGTGGACGACCGGGGCAAGATCTCCCTGGCCATCCCCGGCTTCGAGGACGGGGAATCCGGTTCTCGCGGGCGCGAGCGGGGCGAGCGTGACGAGCGTTCCGACCGGCGAGACCGCGACCGTGGCGGCCGCTATGACCGGCGCGACCATGACCGCGACCGCGATCGTGAGCGCAGTCATTCACGCCGGGCCGAGCGTCCCATCTTCGAGGATGACGCTCCCGTTGATTCGGAGTACGACTTCGAGGAGACGGAGAAGGTCTCTCGTCCACGCCACCGTCGCGAGGACCACGATTACGACCGCGGCGAGCGTGGCGGCCATGAGCGCTCTGAGCGTTCGGGTCGGCGTGACCGCGACCGTGGCGGCCGTTCGGACCGTCGTGACCGCAGTGAGCGCTCTGAGCGGGGCGAGCGTTCCGATCGCGGCGAGCGTTCCGAGCGTCGCCACGAGCGTTCCGGTGGTCGCGGAGGCTACCGTGGGCGTCGTGAGAACCCGCGTTACGCGGCCGATGAGCATTACGACGAGTACGAGGCTGGTCGCGAGGAGCGGACCGAGCGTCCCCGTCGGCGTGTGCGCAGGGATTTCGACCCCTTTGATGATGAGGGCTGATCGTCGGTTGACGCTGGCGTGACCTTCTAGCGTAAGCGGCCCTGGCCTTCTGGCCAGGGCCGCTTTTCGCGTCTTTGGGGCTAGCGGACTGATATGGAATAATAAAGCTATGTCTACTCTTACAATAATTCTGATCGTGCTTCTGGTGCTGATCGTCCTCGTGGTCCTGTGGGCCATCAGCGCTTACAACTCCCTCGTGGGCTTACGCAACCGGGTCAAGAACGGTTGGTCGCAGATCGACGTGGTGCTCAAACAGCGTTCGGATCTGGTGCCTAACCTGGTCGAGACCGTCAAGGGGTACGCCGGCCATGAGTCAGGCACTTTAACCGCCGTCACCCAAGCCCGGGCCGGAACGGTTCAGGCGGCGGCCTCCGCCCAGGACGATTCGCGTTCCGTGGCCACGCGCGCCCAGGCCGAGAGCAGGCTCTCCAGCGCCCTGTTCAACCTGATGGCCACCGCTGAGGCCTACCCGGATCTCAAGGCCAACCAGAACTTCCTGGACTTGCAAAGCCAGCTGTCCGCCCTGGAGCAGAAGATCGCTTACGCCCGTCAGTTCTACAATGACGTGACCCAAAAGTACGACACACGCATCCAACAGGTGCCCAGCAATATCATCGCTTCCCTCTTCCACTTCCAGGAGGCCCAGTACTTCGAGGCCGAGCCCGAAGCCAGACAGGTTCCGAAGGTGGACTTCAGCAAGTGATTCAGTCGGGTTCGGCCGCTTCGGCCGAAGTGGGGTGGCGCCTAATCGCGCCGGATGGAGGCGACAGTGGGCCAAGCGGAACAGGATCAGACCCCTTTGGACGATGCGTTCAACGTGCCTGGTGAGCCTAGCGCGCTCACCGAACCTAGCGATGGCAAGGCTTCGGCCCCTGACATTAATTATGGCGCTGATTCAGCGCAGGATACCGGCGCTGCAGGCCCTACGGGGGACGCTGGACCGGCTCCGGAAGGCAAAAGGGGCTCGCGCGCCCTGTCTTGGGATGTCAAGCGTTTCATCCGCTCCCTGCTGATCGCGCTTGCGACGGTCTTGATCCTTGCCGGCCTGTTCTCCGCTTTCTCCACTCACCTGCCCGACCTGTCCTACAACGCCGTTGATTACGATGTGACGGTCCTGCCCAATGGCGATTTGAAAATCAAGGAACGCATCGACATGAAGATGCTGAGCAGGGAGGGTAATACGCCTTGGCGCCAGCTCTACCAACGCTACAACATCAACCCCGGCAATTTGACTGGCATATCCGACATTTCCCTGTATGACGTGGACCAGGACCTGAACTACCGGCAGACGGAGCCAATCGACCCGGACCAAGTGCAGAAGAAGAGCGCGAGGAGTTGGGACCTGGAGGAAGCGAACAGATGGTACATAGGCCAGGTGGACGGGGAAAGCATCAAGGACTACCAGTACCGGCAGCCCCTCAACGGGGTCGACCCTACGGGCGACTCCTGCCAGACCGGCGGCAGCTCCTGCCAGGTCGAGATAGGCTGGAACATCTTCGATCTCACCGATGCTGATAGCAAGGTCTTCGAGTTGACGATGACCATGCACGGTGTGTCCACGGCCTACGACGACGTGACCGCCTTCCAGTGGGAGCCGATCGGGCAGATTAACGAGATTCCGGTAGGCAAGGTCACCGGTGTCGTTCATCTGCCCAAGGGCGCCAGCGGATCCAACTCCAAGGCGTGGCTCCACTACACGGGCCCCTCGCGAAACTGGCGGGGCGCGGACGGCAGTGTGCACTTCGAGGCTTCGCAGGTTTCGCCCGGGCAGTACTTGGATTTGAGGGTCACGATGGACCGGTCCCTGACCGGGGATGTGCCTCGGACCGGCCAGGGCCGGGCCGGCCAGCGCATCGCTGACGAGGAGGACAACCAGGAGCGGCAGTGGCATCAGAGGCAAGTCCTTAAGGCCCGCCTGATCCTGGCGGCCTGGGCCTTGGCCGCGATCCTAGTCCTGGGTCTGTGCGTCCTGGCCATCCGTGCGGCCTTCTCCAGCTTCCGGCGCACCCGCTACAGCGGACCCATCCTCTACTGGCGCCAGGCCCCGGACATGTCGCCTGCCGCGGCGGCCGCCCTGGACTGCACCATCAACGGGGATAAGAAGAAGGCCCTGCGCTCGCGGCAAATGGCTTCGACGGTGCTCTCCTTGGCCGCTAAGGAGGTGATCTCAATCTACCCTGGACCGGTCAAAACCTATGCGGGCATGGACATGCTCCAGGCGAGCGAGCGTGACCTGGCTCAGGCCGCGAGCTCCAGCGTGAGCCATCTGCACCGCTCAGAGCGCACTTCCACGATCGTGATCAGGCCGGTGGCCTATGGCGATACAAACGTCCTGGGCTTGTCCGCCTCCCAGCAAGCCGCCTTGGCCATGCTCAAGCATGCAGGCGAGAGTCTGAACTCCCGCGTTTTCGACCTTAAGCAGATGGGGGAGTCTTACAAAGAGGACGACGATGGGGGCAAACTCCTGGAGGCTTTCGACGATGCGGCGGCCGCCGAGTTCGGTTCCCTGGCCGCCACGACTGAGAACGGAATTAATGGGATCTTGGAAGTGCTTGGCATGGTCGCGGGCATCGGCCTATGGGCCTTGGCCAAGATGAGCGGGCAGATCCTCCTAGGGGGGGTCTGCGGAGCCGTGCTCATCACGGTTTGCGCTTTCGCGCGCTCCTACGGCGCGTCCACGGTGCTCAGTGACGAAGGCCAGTCCTGGGCTGGTCGGATTTGCGGCCTGCGCAACTACCTGTTGGACTACTCCTCCTTCTCGGACCGCGGCGTCGAATACCTGCCGTTGTGGGAGGACTACCTGGTTTATGCGACGGCCTTGGGCATTAGCAAGGAAGCCATGCGGCAGTTGGCCTTGGCGGTTCCTCAGGTAACTGACGCCAGCTGGCTGGACAACTATGCGAGTGGTCTGGTCTACTGGTCCTACCGACCTTACGAGTTCGGTGGCTCCTGGTTCGGCGAGGGGGGCGTTGCCGCTGTCTCAGGCCTCCCCGGCTTCTCTGATTTCTCCGATTTGGGCAATCAGCTGACTGGTGGGTTCTCGCAGATCCAGTCGACGATCTCCGCTGCCTCCGGTTCATCCGGGTCGGGCGGTTTCGGTGGTTTTTCGGGCGGTTCCGGCGGTGGCTCCTTCGGTGGCCGCTAGCGCTTCGCCCGCAGGTCCCGTAGGCTTAAAGGGGCGGGGCGCGGCAGGGCCCGCCCAGCGGTCTGTCACGACGCTTGTGCGGGCTGCTTGCCGCAAGCTTGAAGGAAAGGAAGCAATCATGACGCTGTTGACGAGGACGTTGGGGTCCCACCAGACCACAGCCGTTGGTCTGGGCTGCATGGGCCTGTCGATCGAGGGCAAGCCTGAGCGTGGGCAGGCTGTCGAAACCATCCACGCCGCCCTGGACGCAGGCTGCCGGCACTTGGACACCGCCTGGTCCTACTACGAATCCGGTGGCCCCGAGCAGACCAACGAGAATCTGGTCAGGGAGGCTCTGGCTTCTTGGAAGGGCCCGCGCGACGAGGTCCTGGTAGCCACGAAGGTGGGGCACTACCGCAATTTCGAGGACGGCGAGCCATCCTGGGGGGTGGACGGCCGACCGGAGAACCTGATTCGGCGGGCCAAGGAGTCGGCTATGGCATTGGGCGTCGATGCGATCGACCTGCTTTACTTGCACCGGCCCGACCCCGAGGTCCCCTACCAGGAGTCGATTCAAGCCATGGCCCAACTGGTTCAGGAGGGCGTGGCCAAGGAGGTGGGCATCTCCAACGCTTCCATTGAACAGATTGACCTGGCCCGCGGCATCCTGGGCCAAACCCTGGTGGCGGTGCAGAACCAGTTCTCGCCTATTTTCCTGAGTTCGCGCCAGGAGCTCAAGCACACCCAGCAGGTGGGCCTGGCTTTCGTGGCATGGAGCCCCTTGGGCGGCTTCCGCAAGCCTAAGGATGAGGCTAAGTTCGACCCCTTCCGCCAGCTGGCTGAGGAGCGCGGGGTCTCCTACCAACAGGTGGTCCTCGCCTGGGAGCTGGCCCAGGGCGATCACGTGTTCGTCCTGCCTGGAGCCCACAGGCCCCAGACCATCCTGGACTCCCTGGGAGCCGGTCAACTGGAGCTCACCCGCGAGGAACTGGGAAGGCTAGGCTGAGCGCGCATGGAGCGATTCCGGCAAGCTCAACACCCAGGGTCCGCAGAGGCCAGTGAGCCGACGTTCAAGCAGTGGTCCGGCCAGCATGAGCTGGTGGACAGCTCGGCTTCGCCCTGGCGTGAGCCTTCCGGGGCGCCGGTCCCGGTGACGGTTCCGGTGGACTTGGCACCGGGCGTGAGCGTGGCCTACACCACCCGCCTGGGCGGGGTCAGCCAGGGCGATTACGCTTCGCTTAACCTGGGCGGCAAGGGCGACGACCCAGCGGCTGTGACCTCCAACCGCGAAGCCCTAGGCAGGGCCCTGGGCGCCCAGCTGGTGCTCGTCAGCCAGGTTCACTCCGGCCGGGCGGTGGACGCTGATGCCCTGCTTGCGGACCAGTTGAAGGATGTGGAGGCCGATGGCCTGGTTTCAGCCCAAACAGGCTTGGCCCTGGGTGTGTTCGCGGCTGATTGCCTGCCGGTCCTCCTGGCCGATCCGGAAGCCGGGGTCATTGGGGCCGCTCACTGCGGGCGCAAGGGCTTGGAGCGAGGCATCATCGGCGCCACCGTGGATTTGATGGAGGCCAAGGGAGCCCGGCGCGGCTCCATCAGCGCGACCTTGGGCCCAGCCATCTGCGGTGACTGCTACGAGTTGGGTGAGGGGATTTCCGATGCCTTCGGTCGGCGCTTCCCAGGCGCTACCACCAGCACAAGCTTCGGCGGGCCAGGTGTGGACATCAG encodes the following:
- a CDS encoding MFS transporter; translated protein: MLSFVGYGLIVNTPGLYYKALSSDLGVSRTQIALTSTIMNLTGAATMLFSGKLMKRVDSRLLLSVCIGVCAIIFFCQSFFTSLWQFYVSFALIGVAYVIPITLAPSVLLSNWFEQQLGLVMGVALGLSGLGGMVFNPVVSSWIANLGWRPAYRMTALLLAVCILPFSIFVLRFMPNPAKGETMYEASPASAEADAGSNAPKGELQDPSSIPGIEAKKAYRTPTFMLLIACYVLLQWATGMVQHVSGYEQSRGLTLQEGAFAVSGIMLGAAIGKATIGILLDRLKTELVLALYSVVGLAGWALMMFLVTPTPAAISGFLAGLGQGVLLVALPWLARQSFGQRDYAEILSILTMSGVLSVALANTINGTIFDLAGSYIPALAINVICYVLALAAAIAAYRLRPLRE
- the rpsO gene encoding 30S ribosomal protein S15, whose translation is MQGETVALTAEDKNKIIAEYATHEGDTGSPEVQVALLSKRISDLTEHLKTHQHDHHSRRGLLLMVGHRRRLLDYLKKVDIERYRSLIERLGLRH
- a CDS encoding polyribonucleotide nucleotidyltransferase, producing the protein MEGPEIQAAEATIDNGTFGKRTVRFETGRLAQQADGAVAAYLDDDTMVLSTTTAGSSPKENYDFFPMTVDVEEKMYAAGKIPGSFFRREGRPSTEAILACRLIDRPLRPLFPHTFRNEVQVVETVLAVDPDDAYDVLALNAASASTLISGLPFEGPVSGLRLALVDGQWVAFPRWSERERAVFELVVAGRVVEGGDVAIAMIEAGAGKNAWELIYDEGQIKPDEAVVAEGLEAAKPFIKVLCQAQNELKAQAAKPTKEFQLFPEYTDELYARIDQIAHSDLDEALSIAEKLPRQERIHEIKERVREQLADEFSDMEENEKEKELGNAFKELQRQIVRRRILTQDYRIDGRGLRDIRTLSAEVDVVPRVHGSALFQRGETQILGVTTLNMLKMEQTVDALSGPTTRRYMHNYEMPPFSTGETGRIGSPKRREVGHGNLAERALIPVLPSREEFPYAIRQVSEALGSNGSTSMGSVCASTLSLLAAGVPIKAPVAGIAMGLVTGEVDGRPTYKTLTDILGAEDAFGDMDFKVAGTSEFITSLQLDTKLDGIPADILAGALQQAKEARTTILDVINECIDGPAEMSPFAPRIITTKVPVDKIGAVIGPKGKMINQIQEDTGAEVSIEDDGTVYIASEGGEAARKAKETIEQIVNPHLPEAGETYNGKVVKTTSFGAFVNLTPGTDGLLHISQIRNLANGERIDAVEDVLQEGDEVQVIVQGVDDRGKISLAIPGFEDGESGSRGRERGERDERSDRRDRDRGGRYDRRDHDRDRDRERSHSRRAERPIFEDDAPVDSEYDFEETEKVSRPRHRREDHDYDRGERGGHERSERSGRRDRDRGGRSDRRDRSERSERGERSDRGERSERRHERSGGRGGYRGRRENPRYAADEHYDEYEAGREERTERPRRRVRRDFDPFDDEG
- a CDS encoding LemA family protein, which gives rise to MSTLTIILIVLLVLIVLVVLWAISAYNSLVGLRNRVKNGWSQIDVVLKQRSDLVPNLVETVKGYAGHESGTLTAVTQARAGTVQAAASAQDDSRSVATRAQAESRLSSALFNLMATAEAYPDLKANQNFLDLQSQLSALEQKIAYARQFYNDVTQKYDTRIQQVPSNIIASLFHFQEAQYFEAEPEARQVPKVDFSK
- a CDS encoding DUF2207 domain-containing protein, with protein sequence MGQAEQDQTPLDDAFNVPGEPSALTEPSDGKASAPDINYGADSAQDTGAAGPTGDAGPAPEGKRGSRALSWDVKRFIRSLLIALATVLILAGLFSAFSTHLPDLSYNAVDYDVTVLPNGDLKIKERIDMKMLSREGNTPWRQLYQRYNINPGNLTGISDISLYDVDQDLNYRQTEPIDPDQVQKKSARSWDLEEANRWYIGQVDGESIKDYQYRQPLNGVDPTGDSCQTGGSSCQVEIGWNIFDLTDADSKVFELTMTMHGVSTAYDDVTAFQWEPIGQINEIPVGKVTGVVHLPKGASGSNSKAWLHYTGPSRNWRGADGSVHFEASQVSPGQYLDLRVTMDRSLTGDVPRTGQGRAGQRIADEEDNQERQWHQRQVLKARLILAAWALAAILVLGLCVLAIRAAFSSFRRTRYSGPILYWRQAPDMSPAAAAALDCTINGDKKKALRSRQMASTVLSLAAKEVISIYPGPVKTYAGMDMLQASERDLAQAASSSVSHLHRSERTSTIVIRPVAYGDTNVLGLSASQQAALAMLKHAGESLNSRVFDLKQMGESYKEDDDGGKLLEAFDDAAAAEFGSLAATTENGINGILEVLGMVAGIGLWALAKMSGQILLGGVCGAVLITVCAFARSYGASTVLSDEGQSWAGRICGLRNYLLDYSSFSDRGVEYLPLWEDYLVYATALGISKEAMRQLALAVPQVTDASWLDNYASGLVYWSYRPYEFGGSWFGEGGVAAVSGLPGFSDFSDLGNQLTGGFSQIQSTISAASGSSGSGGFGGFSGGSGGGSFGGR
- a CDS encoding aldo/keto reductase; amino-acid sequence: MTLLTRTLGSHQTTAVGLGCMGLSIEGKPERGQAVETIHAALDAGCRHLDTAWSYYESGGPEQTNENLVREALASWKGPRDEVLVATKVGHYRNFEDGEPSWGVDGRPENLIRRAKESAMALGVDAIDLLYLHRPDPEVPYQESIQAMAQLVQEGVAKEVGISNASIEQIDLARGILGQTLVAVQNQFSPIFLSSRQELKHTQQVGLAFVAWSPLGGFRKPKDEAKFDPFRQLAEERGVSYQQVVLAWELAQGDHVFVLPGAHRPQTILDSLGAGQLELTREELGRLG
- a CDS encoding polyphenol oxidase family protein, coding for MERFRQAQHPGSAEASEPTFKQWSGQHELVDSSASPWREPSGAPVPVTVPVDLAPGVSVAYTTRLGGVSQGDYASLNLGGKGDDPAAVTSNREALGRALGAQLVLVSQVHSGRAVDADALLADQLKDVEADGLVSAQTGLALGVFAADCLPVLLADPEAGVIGAAHCGRKGLERGIIGATVDLMEAKGARRGSISATLGPAICGDCYELGEGISDAFGRRFPGATTSTSFGGPGVDISAAALQDLQTAGVTRVVDSLPRIAAASRYLREDQELADLCADDGQGPALTQRMADLRHPRCTLENPLWYSHRRSSLAERQGEGRMLALVTRQG